From Paenibacillus physcomitrellae, the proteins below share one genomic window:
- the gltB gene encoding glutamate synthase large subunit — MKHTDIPARQGLYDPTFEKDACGMGFVAHIKGRASHDIITQALTMLVAMEHRGGQGSEPNSGDGAGILLQIPHRFFAEECEALGFHLPEPGQYGVGMIFLPHDEEVRAKQENRLAEIVQEEGQELLGFRTVPTYDGMLGETAKAAKPFVRQIFIKRSEGLKEDIDFERKLYVIRRRAELDIRYGGAQYGEQFYMPSLSCRKIVYKGMLTTEQVGEFYLDLKDSRLESAIALIHSRFSTNTFPSWERAHPYRFMIHNGEINTLRGNVNWMHARQSLLESEVFGDDLEKIKPVINPDGSDTGMFDNTFEFLYLAGRSLPHVAMMMVPEPWNNHSSMSEDKKAFYEYHSTLMEPWDGPAAMGFTDGIQIGAILDRNGLRPSRYYVTKDDLIVLSSEAGVLDIAPENVRLKDRLRPGRMLLVDTKEGRIISDEEVKSQIAAEHPYRDWLDEHLITLEELPDAPALPEPDHHNVTQRQLAFGYTFEELRKVLEPMALTGQEAIASMGYDAPIAVLSDRPQRLFNYFKQMFAQVTNPPIDAIREELVTSTWTTVGPERNLLNPEPESCRQIRLETPILSNEEFAKLRHVHRPGFRSMTIPILFPAAEGAEGLRQAVETLCEAADRVIDKGHNVLILSDRGVDAENAAIPSLLAVSSLHHHLIKRETRTKVTILLESGEPREVHHFALLLGYGVSAVNPYLAFETIRDMIGQGMITGLSLEKAIRNYIKAATKGVVKTLSKMGISTIQSYRGAQIFEAVGLKNDFVDRYFTWTPSRIGGIGIEEVAMENLAMHYRAFTDQSGRDEVLDTGGEYQWRADGEEHLFNPQTVHLLQQAVRTGDYNLYKKFAKLVEGENERHLTLRSLLKLKPVGPKVPIEEVESAASIMKRFKTGAMSFGSISKEAHETIAIGMNRIGGKSNTGEGGEDPARYIPDANGDSRRSAIKQIASGRFGVTSHYLVNADEIQIKMAQGAKPGEGGQLPGRKVYPWVAEVRGSTPGVGLISPPPHHDIYSIEDLAQLIYDMKNANARARINVKLVSEAGVGTIAAGVAKGRADVILVSGYDGGTGASPQSSIRHAGLPWELGLAETHQTLMLNKLRDRVVLETDGKMLNGRDLAVAALLGAEEYGFSTAPLVAVGCIMMRVCQLDTCPVGVATQNPELRKNFTGDPQHIVNFMTFVAEDLREWMAELGFRSLNEMIGRNDCLDTNEAIDHWKKKGVDLSGLLHMPEVPEGTARYCTRQQNHGIEETLDYKQLIKAAAPALERGEAVSARFPITNVDRATGTLLGSEVTRKYGAKGLPEDTISFHFEGSAGQSFGAFVPRGMTLSVEGDANDYTGKGLSGGKLIVKPSPRATFTPEENIIAGNTSFYGATGGEGYINGIAGERFAVRNSGANIVVEGVGDHGCEYMTGGRVVVLGGTGRNFAAGMSGGIAYVYDPEGTFIDRCNLEMVLLERVEESAEQEELRKLISRHVLYTDSKIGRRVLDSWSESLPQFVRVIPKDYKRMLEQIRKVHDDGLQGEEALLAAFEANMREMARAGN; from the coding sequence ATGAAACATACTGACATTCCCGCTAGACAGGGTCTGTACGATCCGACGTTTGAAAAAGACGCCTGCGGCATGGGCTTCGTTGCTCACATTAAAGGCCGCGCTTCCCACGACATTATTACCCAAGCATTGACGATGCTCGTCGCCATGGAACACCGCGGCGGACAGGGCAGCGAACCCAACTCCGGTGACGGAGCGGGCATTTTGCTGCAAATTCCGCACCGCTTTTTCGCTGAAGAGTGTGAAGCTTTGGGTTTCCATCTGCCTGAGCCGGGACAATACGGAGTTGGCATGATTTTTCTGCCGCATGATGAAGAAGTCCGTGCAAAACAGGAAAATCGTCTTGCTGAAATCGTTCAAGAAGAAGGACAGGAACTGCTCGGCTTCCGTACGGTGCCGACTTACGATGGAATGCTGGGAGAAACAGCGAAAGCGGCCAAACCATTTGTCCGGCAGATTTTTATTAAACGCAGCGAAGGGCTTAAGGAAGATATCGACTTTGAGCGCAAGCTGTATGTGATTCGGCGCAGAGCCGAGCTTGATATCCGTTACGGGGGCGCTCAATATGGCGAGCAGTTTTATATGCCAAGTTTATCCTGTCGTAAAATCGTCTATAAAGGCATGCTCACGACCGAGCAGGTCGGAGAGTTTTATCTGGATTTGAAAGATTCCCGTCTGGAATCGGCAATCGCGCTCATTCACTCCCGTTTCAGTACGAACACCTTCCCTAGCTGGGAAAGAGCGCATCCGTACCGTTTCATGATCCACAATGGCGAAATCAATACGCTGCGCGGAAACGTGAACTGGATGCATGCCCGTCAATCCTTGCTGGAAAGTGAAGTATTCGGGGACGATCTGGAGAAGATCAAACCGGTTATCAATCCGGACGGGTCCGATACGGGCATGTTTGACAATACGTTCGAATTTTTGTATCTGGCAGGCCGTTCTTTGCCGCATGTAGCGATGATGATGGTGCCGGAGCCTTGGAACAACCACAGCAGTATGTCCGAAGACAAGAAAGCTTTCTATGAATACCACAGTACCTTGATGGAGCCGTGGGACGGCCCGGCGGCTATGGGCTTCACGGACGGCATTCAGATCGGTGCGATTCTGGACCGTAATGGTCTGCGCCCATCCCGTTATTATGTAACGAAGGATGATCTGATTGTTTTGTCCTCGGAAGCCGGAGTGCTCGATATTGCACCGGAAAATGTCCGTCTGAAGGACCGTCTGCGTCCTGGGCGTATGCTGCTGGTGGATACGAAAGAAGGCCGGATCATTTCCGATGAGGAAGTGAAAAGCCAGATTGCGGCGGAGCATCCATACCGTGATTGGCTGGATGAACATCTGATTACGCTGGAAGAGCTGCCGGATGCCCCTGCGCTGCCGGAGCCGGATCACCATAACGTGACCCAGCGTCAGCTTGCTTTCGGCTACACGTTTGAGGAGCTTCGCAAGGTGCTTGAACCCATGGCCCTGACAGGCCAGGAGGCTATTGCCTCCATGGGCTATGATGCTCCGATTGCGGTATTATCCGACCGCCCGCAGCGGTTGTTCAATTATTTTAAACAAATGTTTGCCCAGGTAACCAACCCGCCGATTGATGCGATCCGTGAAGAGCTGGTGACCTCTACCTGGACGACGGTAGGTCCGGAACGCAACCTGCTGAATCCGGAACCGGAAAGCTGCAGACAGATCCGTCTGGAGACGCCGATTTTGTCCAATGAGGAATTCGCGAAGCTGCGCCATGTACACCGGCCAGGCTTCCGCTCGATGACGATCCCGATTTTGTTCCCGGCAGCTGAAGGTGCAGAAGGTCTGCGTCAAGCGGTAGAAACGCTGTGCGAAGCGGCTGACCGCGTTATTGACAAAGGGCATAACGTACTGATTCTGTCCGACAGAGGCGTGGACGCGGAGAACGCGGCAATCCCTTCGCTGCTGGCTGTATCCAGCCTGCACCATCACCTGATCAAACGGGAGACACGTACGAAGGTGACCATTTTGCTGGAATCCGGCGAACCGCGTGAGGTGCATCATTTTGCGCTGCTGCTTGGTTACGGCGTGAGCGCCGTCAATCCGTATCTGGCTTTTGAAACGATCCGCGACATGATCGGTCAAGGCATGATCACCGGGCTTTCGCTGGAGAAGGCGATCCGTAATTACATCAAGGCTGCGACCAAAGGGGTCGTGAAGACTCTCTCCAAAATGGGGATTTCGACTATTCAGTCCTACCGCGGCGCTCAAATCTTTGAAGCGGTTGGTTTGAAAAACGACTTTGTGGACCGTTACTTCACCTGGACGCCATCACGGATCGGAGGTATCGGCATTGAAGAGGTAGCCATGGAGAATCTGGCCATGCACTACCGGGCCTTCACCGACCAAAGCGGCCGTGACGAAGTGCTTGACACCGGCGGCGAATATCAATGGAGAGCGGACGGCGAAGAGCATCTGTTCAACCCGCAGACCGTTCATCTGCTGCAGCAAGCGGTACGTACCGGAGATTACAACTTGTACAAGAAATTCGCCAAGCTGGTGGAAGGGGAGAACGAACGTCATTTGACGCTGCGTTCCCTGCTCAAACTGAAGCCGGTCGGACCTAAGGTGCCGATCGAAGAAGTGGAATCCGCTGCTTCCATTATGAAACGCTTTAAGACCGGGGCCATGTCCTTTGGTTCGATCAGTAAAGAAGCACACGAAACGATTGCGATCGGTATGAACCGGATCGGCGGCAAGAGCAACACCGGCGAAGGTGGCGAAGATCCGGCCCGTTATATTCCGGATGCGAACGGTGATTCCCGCCGCAGCGCGATCAAGCAGATCGCCTCTGGCCGTTTCGGTGTCACATCGCATTACCTGGTGAATGCGGATGAAATTCAGATCAAGATGGCTCAGGGGGCCAAACCGGGCGAAGGCGGACAGCTGCCTGGACGTAAGGTTTACCCTTGGGTAGCGGAAGTCCGCGGCTCTACGCCGGGCGTAGGCCTCATCTCGCCGCCTCCTCACCACGATATCTATTCGATTGAGGATTTGGCGCAGCTCATTTACGATATGAAAAATGCCAATGCCAGAGCACGCATCAACGTGAAGCTGGTATCCGAAGCCGGCGTCGGCACGATCGCCGCAGGCGTGGCCAAAGGCCGTGCGGACGTGATCCTCGTCAGCGGTTATGACGGAGGCACAGGCGCTTCTCCGCAAAGCTCGATCCGCCATGCGGGTCTGCCTTGGGAATTGGGTCTTGCCGAAACGCATCAGACGCTCATGCTGAACAAGCTGCGTGACCGCGTTGTCCTAGAGACGGACGGTAAAATGCTGAACGGCCGTGATTTGGCGGTAGCTGCCCTTCTGGGCGCCGAAGAATACGGCTTCTCTACAGCGCCGCTGGTTGCGGTTGGCTGCATTATGATGCGGGTTTGCCAGCTCGATACGTGCCCGGTCGGCGTAGCCACTCAAAATCCGGAGCTGCGTAAGAACTTCACGGGCGATCCGCAGCACATTGTGAACTTTATGACCTTTGTAGCCGAAGATCTTCGGGAATGGATGGCGGAGCTGGGCTTCCGCAGCCTGAACGAAATGATCGGACGTAACGATTGTCTGGATACCAATGAAGCGATTGATCATTGGAAGAAGAAAGGCGTCGACCTTTCCGGCCTGCTGCATATGCCGGAAGTTCCGGAAGGCACAGCGCGCTACTGCACGCGTCAGCAGAATCACGGCATCGAAGAGACGCTGGATTACAAACAGCTGATCAAGGCTGCCGCCCCTGCGCTGGAGCGCGGGGAGGCCGTAAGCGCCCGCTTCCCGATCACGAACGTTGATCGTGCGACAGGAACGCTGCTTGGCAGCGAAGTCACACGCAAATATGGGGCTAAAGGGCTGCCGGAAGATACGATCAGCTTCCACTTTGAAGGCTCGGCTGGACAGAGCTTCGGAGCGTTTGTGCCTCGCGGTATGACGTTGTCTGTCGAAGGCGATGCCAATGACTACACTGGTAAAGGTTTATCCGGCGGTAAGCTGATTGTGAAGCCGTCCCCGAGAGCTACCTTTACTCCGGAGGAGAACATCATCGCCGGCAATACTTCTTTCTACGGCGCAACCGGCGGCGAGGGTTACATCAACGGTATCGCCGGTGAACGGTTTGCAGTCCGGAATTCCGGGGCAAACATTGTGGTGGAAGGTGTGGGCGACCACGGCTGCGAATATATGACCGGAGGACGTGTAGTCGTGCTGGGCGGTACGGGCCGCAACTTTGCGGCGGGGATGTCAGGCGGCATTGCCTACGTCTACGATCCGGAAGGAACCTTCATCGACCGCTGCAACCTTGAAATGGTGCTGCTGGAGCGGGTGGAGGAAAGTGCGGAGCAAGAGGAGCTGCGTAAGCTGATCAGCCGCCATGTCCTGTACACGGACAGTAAAATCGGCCGCAGAGTGCTGGACAGCTGGTCTGAGTCGTTGCCGCAATTTGTACGCGTCATTCCGAAGGACTACAAACGGATGCTGGAACAGATCCGTAAAGTCCATGATGACGGACTGCAGGGCGAAGAGGCGCTGCTGGCTGCCTTTGAAGCCAATATGCGTGAGATGGCCAGAGCAGGCAACTGA
- a CDS encoding ABC transporter ATP-binding protein: protein MSQQPVVRIKGVSKKIGGKTLIDNLNLEIPAGQVYGFLGPNGAGKTTTIRMMVGLMSISQGDIFIGESSVKADFEGAMKQIGAIVENPEMYKFLTGYQNLLHYARMSPGVTKARIDEAVARVGLTNRIHEKVKTYSLGMRQRLGVAQAILHRPKLLVLDEPTNGLDPQGIRELRDYLRELAHHEGTTVFVSSHLLAEMELMCDTVAVIKQGKLVDVKSLRGEGETNKQETAFEVDKPEEAAAVAGAGRMDGSLLIVTGDREEVAMLNARLTAAGIRVYGIRTLTRSLEDQFLEMTGGGQIG, encoded by the coding sequence ATGAGCCAACAACCGGTAGTCCGGATTAAAGGCGTCAGTAAGAAGATTGGCGGCAAAACGCTGATCGACAATTTAAACCTGGAAATCCCCGCCGGCCAGGTTTATGGATTTCTGGGTCCAAACGGAGCCGGGAAGACGACAACGATCCGAATGATGGTCGGGCTGATGTCGATCAGCCAAGGCGATATTTTTATCGGTGAGTCAAGTGTGAAAGCAGATTTTGAAGGCGCTATGAAGCAAATCGGGGCTATTGTCGAGAATCCCGAGATGTACAAATTTCTGACCGGCTATCAGAACCTGCTGCATTATGCCCGTATGAGTCCCGGCGTTACCAAAGCACGGATTGATGAGGCTGTAGCCCGCGTTGGATTAACCAATCGGATACATGAGAAGGTCAAAACCTATTCCCTTGGTATGCGCCAGCGGCTTGGCGTTGCGCAGGCGATTCTGCACCGGCCTAAGCTGCTTGTGCTGGACGAGCCGACCAACGGCCTGGATCCGCAGGGCATCCGCGAACTGCGCGACTATTTGCGCGAGCTTGCGCACCATGAGGGAACAACGGTGTTTGTCTCCAGTCACCTGCTCGCCGAAATGGAATTAATGTGTGATACGGTTGCTGTTATTAAGCAGGGCAAACTCGTGGATGTGAAGTCACTCCGGGGCGAAGGGGAGACGAATAAACAGGAGACAGCATTCGAAGTGGACAAGCCGGAGGAAGCAGCGGCTGTAGCGGGGGCTGGACGAATGGATGGTTCGCTGCTGATCGTCACGGGCGACAGGGAAGAGGTCGCAATGCTAAACGCCAGGCTGACTGCCGCCGGCATTCGCGTGTACGGCATTCGTACGTTGACCCGTTCACTGGAAGATCAATTTTTGGAAATGACGGGAGGCGGTCAAATTGGGTAA
- a CDS encoding ABC transporter permease, whose product MGNFLQLLSNENMKIYRRLRTWVMIGLVILIPALIAVLMKVSMSSEPGAWDIFSDLTVMYLLVSVFSAIIFADIVASEFGWGTIKLLLIRPWKRGKILLSKLLAGILFSLLLTIIFIVVDLVLSFVLFHGTSSSSYPAGYSAFSFSMEMLFYRYIDLLVISIFAFMLSTLFRSSGIAIGLAMFILFARNIFQLLLDPERYTWVKYVLFTNMDLSRYMLGGGGTAGMTLGFSAVVLAVYVILFLAVSWIVFIKRDVAA is encoded by the coding sequence TTGGGTAACTTTCTCCAGCTGCTTAGCAATGAAAATATGAAGATTTACAGACGTCTTCGGACCTGGGTTATGATTGGTCTAGTTATCCTGATTCCAGCTCTTATTGCTGTATTAATGAAAGTCAGCATGAGTAGCGAGCCGGGGGCTTGGGATATCTTCTCGGACTTGACGGTTATGTATTTGCTGGTTTCGGTCTTTTCAGCGATTATATTTGCCGATATCGTCGCTTCGGAATTTGGTTGGGGAACCATTAAGCTGCTGCTGATCCGGCCATGGAAGCGGGGGAAAATCCTGCTGTCCAAGCTGCTTGCCGGCATTCTGTTCTCCCTGCTGCTGACGATCATATTCATAGTGGTTGATCTTGTTCTATCCTTTGTACTCTTTCATGGAACATCGAGCAGCAGCTATCCGGCGGGGTATTCGGCTTTCTCGTTCAGCATGGAGATGCTGTTTTACCGGTACATCGATTTGCTGGTCATCTCTATCTTTGCTTTTATGCTGTCAACTTTGTTTAGAAGCAGCGGAATTGCGATTGGTTTGGCGATGTTTATCCTATTTGCCCGTAATATCTTCCAGCTACTGCTGGATCCGGAGCGCTACACTTGGGTCAAATATGTGTTGTTTACCAACATGGACCTGAGCCGTTATATGCTTGGCGGCGGCGGGACAGCCGGCATGACCCTAGGATTCTCGGCTGTGGTGCTAGCGGTTTATGTGATCCTATTTCTGGCCGTGTCCTGGATTGTCTTCATCAAAAGAGATGTCGCAGCTTAA
- a CDS encoding response regulator transcription factor, producing MNILIADDERAIREGIKRTILQTFPAHEVDVAESTAEAAELLGSKRIDIVLTDILMPGINGLEFMRMSKHRYPYVKWVVISAHNEFAYAQEAVRLGARDYLLKPIGKKRLAELIEELEDEVRLELETYREEELLKSNLKYLREGVFQRLASGLDTGNLNIEPFIEDYPSFYLILVQLDAGDRSVNLEHFIIENVLSELIDRCGGGFVVSYDRQSVLGLFTPADESKLEKLQTQLKEHMNHYLKVPFQIMYSEENNDIRSVPQIIMKMRKVSPIKLPEPIKGSGETAIEVALQYINEHYNEDLSLERIASVVFLNPVYFSQLFKQKTGQGYKEYVISLRLEHAKQLLLNPGFKLAEIAERIGYQDMRHFTQVFRKKFGLTPTEFRQQQLSGSK from the coding sequence GTGAATATTCTGATTGCGGACGATGAACGCGCAATCCGTGAAGGCATCAAACGGACGATTCTCCAGACGTTCCCCGCACATGAAGTGGACGTTGCCGAATCAACGGCCGAAGCTGCGGAGCTGCTGGGCAGCAAGCGGATCGACATTGTATTAACCGATATTTTAATGCCGGGCATCAACGGCCTTGAATTCATGAGGATGTCCAAACATCGTTACCCTTATGTGAAATGGGTAGTCATCTCGGCGCACAATGAATTTGCTTACGCCCAGGAAGCCGTCCGTCTCGGCGCCCGGGATTATCTGCTGAAACCGATCGGTAAGAAAAGGCTCGCAGAGCTGATTGAGGAGCTTGAGGACGAGGTTCGGCTGGAGCTTGAAACCTATCGGGAGGAAGAACTGCTGAAGTCCAACCTGAAATATTTGCGCGAAGGCGTCTTTCAGCGGCTGGCTTCCGGGCTTGATACCGGTAATCTGAACATTGAACCTTTCATTGAAGATTATCCAAGCTTCTATCTGATTCTTGTCCAGCTTGATGCTGGGGATCGCAGCGTGAATCTGGAGCATTTCATTATTGAAAATGTGCTCTCCGAGCTGATTGATCGCTGTGGCGGCGGGTTTGTAGTCAGCTACGACCGGCAAAGTGTGCTGGGGCTCTTCACGCCTGCCGACGAAAGCAAGCTGGAGAAGCTGCAAACGCAGCTGAAAGAGCATATGAATCATTACCTGAAGGTTCCGTTCCAAATCATGTATTCGGAAGAAAATAACGATATCCGCTCGGTTCCTCAAATTATTATGAAGATGCGCAAGGTTTCTCCGATCAAGCTGCCTGAACCGATCAAAGGCAGCGGTGAAACCGCCATCGAGGTAGCCCTGCAGTATATCAATGAACATTATAATGAGGACTTGTCCCTGGAACGCATCGCTTCGGTGGTATTCCTGAATCCGGTCTATTTCAGTCAGCTGTTTAAACAGAAGACAGGGCAAGGCTATAAAGAATATGTTATCTCTCTCCGGCTGGAGCATGCCAAACAGCTGCTGCTTAATCCGGGCTTTAAGCTTGCTGAAATAGCTGAACGGATCGGCTACCAGGACATGAGGCATTTTACCCAGGTCTTCCGAAAGAAATTTGGTTTGACCCCAACAGAGTTCAGGCAACAGCAGCTCAGCGGCTCGAAATGA
- a CDS encoding sensor histidine kinase: MKKGIHSIHHRLFLLFLFCMSGILLIVSLLYYNRTTSQFHQKISDLSTKNVSQTVALFDLLYKGYDSLSKTLSNNFDMVRVLNETTNEPALQYINEQTITNMIGAVFYSREDLIGIHVITNKGKIYNYGNYFNIVDPNYHSEDWYKQLTDSSGRLILLGVFPHSLIDQNESRPVLAFGRQIYNLNEHKPIGIVLYETDPQPILSALDNLKLSDHSQVYLMSKDDRVIFSSDTSKKDAPKLSGLTDTQDVVVRQDKQNLIVASSLPFSDWSVANVTPNRDLNVEMVQMQRYLLIVISILIIVSALIASMVSRTISQPLIRLIREMKQVEIGNFRGEVNVTSYMEINTLVASFNRMVHRIEELIERVKISSVSEKNAELHALQSQVNPHFLYNTLDMIYWMLDEKGQDSLGEVVLSLSHMFRYSSQWEPGAKVTFREELEQIQHYLTIIKMRLEGRLQVDVQIEDKLLDIRLPKMTLQPVIENAVKHGLEALDRPGRLVVYSREQGNLMEIIIQDNGKGMARPVLEKLTRSLNEGQELETSTKGGGIGLINLHRRLQYMYGSESGLEIESSPGVGTTVIIRLPQLEEGGTGL, encoded by the coding sequence TTGAAGAAAGGCATTCATTCCATACACCACAGGTTGTTTCTGCTGTTTTTGTTTTGCATGTCCGGCATTCTATTGATTGTCAGTCTGCTCTACTACAACAGAACAACCTCTCAGTTCCACCAAAAGATCAGCGATCTGTCGACAAAAAACGTCTCGCAGACCGTAGCGCTGTTCGATCTGCTTTACAAAGGTTATGACAGCTTGTCCAAAACCTTGAGCAACAACTTTGATATGGTTCGAGTGCTGAATGAAACCACCAATGAGCCTGCGCTTCAGTATATCAATGAACAAACCATCACCAATATGATTGGTGCAGTATTTTATTCAAGGGAAGACCTGATCGGCATTCATGTCATCACCAACAAAGGCAAAATCTATAACTACGGGAACTACTTTAACATCGTTGACCCCAATTATCACTCCGAGGACTGGTATAAGCAGCTCACGGATTCGTCAGGCAGACTGATCCTGCTCGGCGTCTTCCCCCACTCCTTGATTGATCAGAACGAAAGCCGTCCCGTCCTTGCTTTCGGCCGGCAGATTTATAATCTGAATGAACATAAGCCGATCGGCATCGTGCTCTATGAAACAGATCCCCAGCCGATATTGTCGGCGCTTGATAATTTGAAATTAAGCGATCATAGCCAGGTCTATCTGATGTCCAAAGATGATCGCGTTATTTTTTCATCGGATACATCCAAGAAAGACGCTCCCAAATTGTCGGGTTTGACGGATACTCAGGATGTTGTCGTGCGGCAGGACAAACAGAATCTCATTGTGGCATCCAGCTTGCCCTTCTCGGACTGGTCGGTTGCAAACGTGACCCCAAATCGGGATTTAAACGTCGAGATGGTTCAGATGCAGCGTTATTTGCTGATTGTCATTTCCATTCTGATTATTGTGTCTGCTCTGATTGCCTCTATGGTATCCAGGACGATTTCCCAGCCTTTAATCCGTTTGATCCGGGAAATGAAACAAGTTGAGATCGGTAATTTCCGCGGAGAGGTTAATGTGACCTCCTACATGGAAATCAATACGCTTGTCGCTTCCTTCAACCGGATGGTGCATCGAATCGAGGAGCTGATTGAACGGGTGAAGATTTCTTCGGTCAGTGAGAAGAACGCCGAGCTGCACGCCCTTCAGTCGCAGGTGAATCCTCATTTTCTATACAACACCCTGGATATGATTTATTGGATGCTTGACGAGAAAGGACAAGACAGCTTAGGTGAGGTTGTGCTTTCCCTGTCTCATATGTTCCGCTACAGCAGCCAATGGGAGCCCGGAGCCAAAGTGACGTTTAGAGAAGAGCTAGAGCAGATCCAGCACTATCTCACCATCATCAAGATGAGACTGGAAGGACGTCTCCAGGTCGATGTTCAAATCGAAGACAAGCTGCTCGATATTCGGCTTCCGAAGATGACTCTGCAGCCCGTCATAGAAAACGCCGTCAAACATGGACTTGAGGCTTTGGACCGGCCAGGCAGGCTGGTGGTCTACTCCCGTGAGCAAGGTAACCTGATGGAAATCATTATTCAGGATAACGGCAAAGGCATGGCAAGGCCCGTGTTGGAGAAGCTTACACGATCCTTAAATGAGGGACAGGAGCTGGAAACCAGTACAAAAGGCGGCGGTATAGGATTAATCAACCTGCATCGCCGATTGCAATATATGTATGGCTCCGAAAGCGGCCTGGAAATTGAAAGCTCGCCAGGCGTAGGAACTACGGTCATTATTCGGCTGCCACAGCTGGAGGAAGGAGGAACAGGCTTGTGA
- a CDS encoding carbohydrate ABC transporter permease, producing the protein MKYVKKGLVYLLFAIPVVTQLYPLLWLFLYSLKSNEEILGGSFFSLPKKFLWGNYKEAYENGNYLQYLGNSVLVTVCTMVFVILLASMVAYAISRFRWKYGNAVMLVFLMGMMIPMQATLLPLMLIFKNLKYGSFHVLDSPLSLILPYIAFQLPIAIFILSGFMRSIPGEIEESAFVDGASIYRIFRSIILPISAPPMMTVCILTFINIWNEYIMAATFISSERWKTLPFGIYSFVSQYSVNYGDIGAFLIMGALPVIIIYFVLSERITKGMVAGAVKG; encoded by the coding sequence ATGAAATACGTAAAAAAAGGACTCGTGTATCTTCTGTTCGCGATTCCTGTCGTTACCCAATTATACCCGCTGCTTTGGCTGTTCCTGTATTCCTTGAAATCAAATGAAGAAATCTTGGGAGGAAGTTTTTTCTCTCTGCCTAAGAAATTCCTCTGGGGCAACTATAAAGAAGCCTATGAGAACGGCAACTATCTTCAATATTTAGGCAACAGCGTTCTTGTCACTGTGTGTACTATGGTATTTGTTATTCTGCTTGCTTCCATGGTTGCTTACGCCATTTCCCGCTTCCGCTGGAAATACGGCAATGCCGTTATGCTCGTCTTCCTGATGGGTATGATGATTCCGATGCAGGCCACACTGCTGCCTTTGATGCTGATCTTCAAAAACTTGAAATATGGATCCTTCCATGTGCTGGATTCGCCTTTGTCCCTGATTCTGCCTTACATCGCCTTCCAGCTTCCAATTGCTATCTTCATTCTGTCCGGCTTCATGAGAAGTATCCCGGGTGAAATTGAGGAATCCGCTTTTGTGGATGGCGCCAGCATTTACCGGATCTTCCGCAGCATTATTCTTCCGATCTCGGCTCCGCCGATGATGACGGTTTGTATCCTGACCTTCATCAATATCTGGAATGAATACATTATGGCTGCAACCTTTATCTCTTCCGAAAGATGGAAAACATTGCCTTTCGGTATCTACTCTTTCGTCAGTCAATATTCGGTTAACTACGGCGACATTGGTGCCTTCCTGATTATGGGCGCTCTGCCGGTTATCATTATCTACTTCGTTCTGTCCGAACGTATTACTAAAGGCATGGTTGCCGGTGCGGTTAAAGGCTAA
- a CDS encoding carbohydrate ABC transporter permease, with amino-acid sequence MNVLKVPARTIAVFVLPCLLLYVVLVFVPILVSFYTGLLSWDGITDSKFVGFANFKTMFFDDPVFWPSVRRTLLYAVASMLEIPVCLFMAIMLNRFIKKRANTLVSIYFVPVILSVVIIGQLWKTIYNPASMGGMLNGILVSLGLDSWQHGWLTEPKIAIYFVYIISLWQFFGYHLLIQFTGVQNLPEEVYEAAKIDGAEGFKADRYITLPLIVPIFKISIVLAFIGSLQAFDMVMVVTGGGPAHATDVISTLMYNNSFLSLKYGYGSAIATFLVLVCLICTFIINFIFGRIEKKVG; translated from the coding sequence ATGAATGTCCTGAAAGTTCCGGCCCGTACAATCGCCGTGTTTGTGCTTCCATGTCTGCTGTTGTACGTCGTGCTCGTGTTTGTGCCTATTCTCGTATCCTTCTATACCGGCCTTCTAAGCTGGGATGGGATTACGGATTCCAAATTTGTAGGTTTCGCAAACTTTAAAACGATGTTTTTCGATGATCCTGTGTTCTGGCCTTCCGTACGGCGGACCTTGCTGTACGCGGTAGCGTCGATGCTTGAAATTCCAGTCTGTTTGTTTATGGCTATCATGCTTAATCGTTTTATCAAAAAGAGAGCAAACACACTGGTTTCCATTTATTTTGTTCCGGTTATTCTTTCGGTCGTTATCATCGGCCAACTTTGGAAAACGATTTACAACCCGGCGTCCATGGGCGGTATGCTGAACGGCATTCTCGTCTCCCTGGGACTGGACAGCTGGCAGCACGGCTGGCTGACTGAACCTAAGATCGCCATTTACTTCGTCTATATCATTTCGCTTTGGCAGTTCTTCGGTTACCACCTTCTGATTCAATTTACAGGGGTCCAGAACCTGCCGGAGGAAGTTTATGAAGCGGCTAAAATTGACGGCGCTGAAGGCTTCAAGGCAGACCGTTACATCACTTTGCCGCTGATAGTGCCAATCTTTAAAATTTCGATTGTGCTTGCGTTTATCGGTTCCCTCCAGGCCTTCGATATGGTTATGGTCGTAACCGGCGGCGGTCCTGCGCATGCCACGGACGTTATTTCTACCTTAATGTACAATAACTCCTTCCTGTCTTTGAAATATGGATACGGCAGTGCGATCGCGACCTTCTTGGTTCTCGTTTGTCTGATTTGTACATTTATCATCAACTTCATCTTCGGTCGCATCGAGAAAAAAGTAGGATAA